A stretch of the Uranotaenia lowii strain MFRU-FL chromosome 3, ASM2978415v1, whole genome shotgun sequence genome encodes the following:
- the LOC129751171 gene encoding 6-phosphogluconate dehydrogenase, decarboxylating-like produces MAEPKADIALIGLAVMGQNLILNMDSKGFVVCAYNRTVDKVTHFLANEAKGTKIIGATSLQDMVNKLKRPRKIMLLVKAGSAVDDFINQLLPFIEKGDVIIDGGNSEHQDSARRYEELKAKGILYVGSGVSGGEEGARYGPSLMPGGHPDAWPLIKDIFQAICAKSNGDPCCEWVGEGGAGHFVKMVHNGIEYGDMQLICEAYHLMLALGMSQKEMAQEFDEWNKGVLDSFLIEITRDILNYKDEDGYLLERIRDTAGQKGTGKWTAIAALHHGVPVTLIGEAVFSRCLSALKEERAKASKQLAGPNVKPSVADKKAFLTHIRNALYCAKIVSYAQGFMLLREAANEYKWNLNYGGIALMWRGGCIIRSVFLGNIRDAFVRNPQLSNLLLDNFFKDAIVKNQQSWREVVSQAVLWGVPVPALSAALAFFDGYRSERLPANLLQAQRDYFGAHTYEILGKEGKFVHTNWTGKGGNVSASTYLA; encoded by the exons ATGGCTGAACC GAAAGCTGACATCGCCTTGATTGGCCTGGCCGTGATGGGCCAAAATCTGATTCTCAACATGGACTCAAAGGGCTTCGTTGTGTGCGCCTACAACCGAACGGTCGACAAG GTCACACATTTCCTCGCCAATGAAGCCAAGGGAACGAAAATCATCGGAGCCACCTCGTTGCAGGATATGGTGAACAAATTGAAGCGGCCACGCAAAATCATGCTGCTGGTCAAAG CTGGAAGTGCGGTAGATGATTTCATCAACCAGCTGTTGCCATTCATCGAGAAGGGAGACGTCATCATCGATGGGGGCAACTCCGAACATCAGGACTCGGCTCGCCGTTACGAGGAACTTAAGGCCAAGGGTATCCTCTATGTGGGGTCCGGTGTCAGTGGCGGCGAAGAAGGTGCACGATATGGCCCCTCACTCATGCCCGGCGGTCATCCGGATGCTTGGCCGCTGATCAAGGACATTTTCCAG gcCATTTGCGCCAAATCCAACGGTGATCCTTGCTGCGAATGGGTGGGAGAAGGTGGTGCCGGACATTTCGTCAAGATGGTTCACAACGGTATTGAGTACGGTGATATGCAGTTGATCTGCGAAGCGTACCATCTGATGTTGGCCCTCGGAATGAGCCAAAAGGAAATGGCGCAGGAGTTCGATGAATGGAACAAGGGTGTTTTGGACTCGTTCCTTATCGAGATTACCAGAGATATTTTGAACTACAAGGATGAAGACGGTTATTTGTTGGAGCGTATTAGAGACACTGCTGGACAGAAGGGAACTGGTAAGTGGACTGCCATCGCTGCTTTGCACCACGGAGTGCCAGTAACTCTGATCGGTGAAGCAGTGTTCTCGCGATGCCTGTCGGCATTGAAGGAAGAGCGTGCCAAAGCCAGCAAACAGTTGGCAGGTCCCAATGTGAAGCCTTCGGTCGCTGACAAAAAGGCTTTCCTCACGCACATTCGCAATGCCCTGTATTGCGCCAAGATCGTTTCCTACGCTCAAGGATTCATGTTGCTGCGCGAAGCTGCGAATGAGTATAAATGGAATCTGAACTACGGTGGTATCGCTCTGATGTGGCGAGGAGGGTGCATCATTCGGAGTGTCTTCCTCGGAAACATCCGTGATGCTTTTGTGCGCAATCCTCAACTTTCCAACCTGCTGCTGGACAACTTCTTCAAGGATGCCATCGTCAAGAATCAGCAATCCTGGCGCGAGGTTGTCAGCCAGGCCGTTCTCTGGGGTGTGCCGGTTCCGGCTTTGTCCGCTGCCCTGGCCTTCTTTGACGGATATCGCTCGGAACGGCTTCCTGCCAATTTGCTGCAAGCTCAGCGTGATTACTTTGGAGCCCATACCTACGAAATTCTCGGCAAGGAGGGCAAATTCGTGCACACCAACTGGACCGGAAAGGGTGGAAACGTTTCCGCCAGTACCTATTTGGCTTAA
- the LOC129757262 gene encoding protein bcn92-like translates to MSSGSISRMKVLSLYRQLIRESQKFTSYNFRNYALRRIRDSFRDNKALNDSALIENQLQFGQKNLEMIRRQVLVSQLYQTDKLVIEQSSSSQSP, encoded by the exons ATGTCCAGCGGAAGCATCTCCAGAATGAAGGTTCTTTCGTTGTATAGACAGTTGATTCGTGAATCGCAAAAGTTCACCTCCTACAATTTCCG aaattATGCCTTGAGACGCATTCGGGACTCGTTCCGGGACAATAAGGCGCTCAATGATTCGGCACTGATCGAGAACCAGCTGCAATTCGGACAGAAGAATCTGGAGATGATTAGGCGACAG GTACTGGTCAGCCAACTCTACCAAACAGACAAGCTGGTCATCGAACAAAGTAGCAGCTCACAATCGCCCTAG